Proteins encoded by one window of Channa argus isolate prfri chromosome 13, Channa argus male v1.0, whole genome shotgun sequence:
- the rassf11 gene encoding ras association domain-containing protein 8 isoform X1 has product MEVKVFVDGFPRVVCGVTEETTCQELVIALAQALGQSGRYTLREKFKDFQRCMMPTECILETLERYGEQAREVQLTLIHNGPIVCDEISRTKVGRVQPCPALRRTDAGARMWRGSSLIRLQRQSLPPLSCVRQEAEKQKEELKRSKRKSLTLLEEAWEWLESLRKGKVYSIACDKESSKRTDKRNRTSLEISVRDDKDNSGRSSKIKVRGKEKSFKPDLDHQTSCCMGNQTRGKERKNYTNSQKAKSDDFLSSNCAKDEENSLRETITCQIGRLKDLRVQIALIDRQIFELEEEQRAEKAEQEAQHRMAEEEIEQIKFWENELKAEELYEKDLQCQFLDMKAKAEECKAKLKDYKQKIHGLDFIGGQHKNSKLALNTGANAAPEDSTASAKELKQQQSDLDGDSNNRKFLPKDTRPYALDPPNQMKERRPTGPTELREWWTRWSEAQSSQSQTKKVIHRSELTIYLGSTKA; this is encoded by the exons ATGGAAGTGAAGGTGTTTGTGGATGGTTTCCCACGCGTTGTCTGTGGAGTTACAGAGGAAACAACATGCCAAGAACTGGTCATAGCACTGGCTCAGGCTCTGG GTCAGTCTGGACGTTACACACTACGGGAAAAATTTAAAGACTTTCAGCGGTGCATGATGCCCACTGAATGCATTCTGGAGACTCTTGAGAGGTACGGTGAGCAGGCAAGAGAGGTCCAGCTCACCTTGATCCACAATGGACCTATTGTCTGTGATGAAATAAGCAGAACCAAAGTGGGCAGGGTCCAGCCGTGCCCAGCACTGAGAAGAACAGATGCAGGCGCTAGAATGTGGAGAGGCAGCAGCTTGATACGTTTGCAGCGCCAAAGCTTGCCACCTTTGTCCTGTGTGAGACaagaagctgaaaaacaaaaagaggaactAAAAAGATCAAAAAGAAAGTCTCTGACCCTCCTGGAGGAGGCATGGGAATGGCTGGAGAGTCTGAGGAAAGGCAAGGTCTATAGTATTGCCTGTGATAAGGAAAGCAGTAAGAGGACTGATAAAAGGAACCGTACCTCTCTGGAGATTTCTGTGAGAGATGACAAAGATAACTCAGGGCGAAGCAGTAAAATCAaagtgagaggaaaagagaaaagtttCAAACCAGATTTGGACCATCAAACATCATGTTGCATGGGAAATCAGACAAGgggtaaagaaagaaaaaactatacaAATAGTCAAAAAGCAAAATCTGATGACTTTCTCAGCTCAAACTGTGCTAAAGATGAGGAAAACAGTCTAAGAGAAACGATAACATGTCAGATCGGTCGTTTAAAGGACTTACGGGTCCAGATAGCACTCATAGACAGACAGATTTTTGAGCTTGAGGAAGAACAGAGAGCTGAAAAAGCTGAACAGGAAGCACAGCACAGAATGGCTGAAGAGGAGATAGAGCAAATCAAATTTTGGGAAAATGAATTAAAGGCGGAGGAACTTTATGAGAAGGATTTGCAATGTCAGTTCCTTGATATGAAGGCAAAGGCAGAGGAGTGCAAGGCCAAATTAAAGGACTACAAACAGAAAATCCATGGGCTTGATTTCATTGGTGGTCAACACAAGAATTCAAAGCTGGCTTTAAACACTGGTGCAAATGCTGCCCCTGAGGATTCAACCGCTTCAGCTAAAGAGCTAAAGCAGCAACAATCTGACTTAGATGGCGATTCCAATAACAGGAAGTTCCTGCCCAAAGACACACGACCTTATGCTCTAGATCCTCCCAACCAGATGAAGGAGCGGCGACCCACAGGACCCACTGAGCTGAGGGAGTGGTGGACACGCTGGTCTGAAGCCCAAAGCTCTCAATCTCAGACTAAAAAAGTCATTCACCGCTCTGAACTTACTATATATCTGGGCAGTACTAAggcttaa
- the rassf11 gene encoding ras association domain-containing protein 8 isoform X2, whose product MMPTECILETLERYGEQAREVQLTLIHNGPIVCDEISRTKVGRVQPCPALRRTDAGARMWRGSSLIRLQRQSLPPLSCVRQEAEKQKEELKRSKRKSLTLLEEAWEWLESLRKGKVYSIACDKESSKRTDKRNRTSLEISVRDDKDNSGRSSKIKVRGKEKSFKPDLDHQTSCCMGNQTRGKERKNYTNSQKAKSDDFLSSNCAKDEENSLRETITCQIGRLKDLRVQIALIDRQIFELEEEQRAEKAEQEAQHRMAEEEIEQIKFWENELKAEELYEKDLQCQFLDMKAKAEECKAKLKDYKQKIHGLDFIGGQHKNSKLALNTGANAAPEDSTASAKELKQQQSDLDGDSNNRKFLPKDTRPYALDPPNQMKERRPTGPTELREWWTRWSEAQSSQSQTKKVIHRSELTIYLGSTKA is encoded by the coding sequence ATGATGCCCACTGAATGCATTCTGGAGACTCTTGAGAGGTACGGTGAGCAGGCAAGAGAGGTCCAGCTCACCTTGATCCACAATGGACCTATTGTCTGTGATGAAATAAGCAGAACCAAAGTGGGCAGGGTCCAGCCGTGCCCAGCACTGAGAAGAACAGATGCAGGCGCTAGAATGTGGAGAGGCAGCAGCTTGATACGTTTGCAGCGCCAAAGCTTGCCACCTTTGTCCTGTGTGAGACaagaagctgaaaaacaaaaagaggaactAAAAAGATCAAAAAGAAAGTCTCTGACCCTCCTGGAGGAGGCATGGGAATGGCTGGAGAGTCTGAGGAAAGGCAAGGTCTATAGTATTGCCTGTGATAAGGAAAGCAGTAAGAGGACTGATAAAAGGAACCGTACCTCTCTGGAGATTTCTGTGAGAGATGACAAAGATAACTCAGGGCGAAGCAGTAAAATCAaagtgagaggaaaagagaaaagtttCAAACCAGATTTGGACCATCAAACATCATGTTGCATGGGAAATCAGACAAGgggtaaagaaagaaaaaactatacaAATAGTCAAAAAGCAAAATCTGATGACTTTCTCAGCTCAAACTGTGCTAAAGATGAGGAAAACAGTCTAAGAGAAACGATAACATGTCAGATCGGTCGTTTAAAGGACTTACGGGTCCAGATAGCACTCATAGACAGACAGATTTTTGAGCTTGAGGAAGAACAGAGAGCTGAAAAAGCTGAACAGGAAGCACAGCACAGAATGGCTGAAGAGGAGATAGAGCAAATCAAATTTTGGGAAAATGAATTAAAGGCGGAGGAACTTTATGAGAAGGATTTGCAATGTCAGTTCCTTGATATGAAGGCAAAGGCAGAGGAGTGCAAGGCCAAATTAAAGGACTACAAACAGAAAATCCATGGGCTTGATTTCATTGGTGGTCAACACAAGAATTCAAAGCTGGCTTTAAACACTGGTGCAAATGCTGCCCCTGAGGATTCAACCGCTTCAGCTAAAGAGCTAAAGCAGCAACAATCTGACTTAGATGGCGATTCCAATAACAGGAAGTTCCTGCCCAAAGACACACGACCTTATGCTCTAGATCCTCCCAACCAGATGAAGGAGCGGCGACCCACAGGACCCACTGAGCTGAGGGAGTGGTGGACACGCTGGTCTGAAGCCCAAAGCTCTCAATCTCAGACTAAAAAAGTCATTCACCGCTCTGAACTTACTATATATCTGGGCAGTACTAAggcttaa